GGGCGAATTGGAACTCATGTTGGAATCTGAAAAAGTTTTATCGCATCGTTGGGTGAAAGAATCCAGAGTGTCAACTCTGGAACTGCTTATTCAATGGCGTCATCGTTCTATTGAAGAGGCTAGTTGGGAAGACTATGACCTGCTTGCTGTTCAATTTCCTTCTTTCTGGCTTGAGGACAAGGCATCTTTTCGGGGGGCGGGAGGGGTGGCACTGATAGAGTCCCATTTCTAAAGACTTATTCTAGAAGAAAGTATCAGCAAAAGGATAAAGAATTGAATAACCTTGATGAAGTACAACTGCTGCAGCTTTTGAAATGCATATCTGATGAAACTGTCAACCAACAACTGCTCCTTGGAACTGCTCCAGCAGTTTAGTATATTCCTAGTTTTTAGTTGTCTGATCTTATCTTACTATGTGGTTCTATAAATATGTAATTAGTACTAGTTATTTAGACATGTTCTATCAGAAGTAAAAGTACTTTATTTGGAGCCTTGTCCTCTCCATACGGACAACTTTATAGGTGTAATTGTGCTTAAGATTCTTGCACAAACTATTGCCATTAATAATACCTTTTGTATTCTATTTCTTCTATTATCTACTTCTGGTTACTATCATCGGCCCTTCAATTTTTGATGCACAGAAAGGTCATGTATCGGGCAGAACCATAGGAAAAATTCTGGATTATTGAACCTTGATGCAATATATGGGTGTTAGGATAAATACGTCACACCAATGTAGTTCTTGAGCTCCCTTGGTTTGTAATCCATTGTGAAAGGATTAGGGATGAACTTAGTGACCCAATCTTTTGATGAAatacgacaacaacaacaacaacgacccagtaaaatctcactagtggggtttggggagggttgtgtgtacgcaaaccttacccctactccgaggggtagagaggttgtttccgagagaccctcgactcaagaaggcgaaaagagacaatatcaataccaccagcAGATacataagaataacaacaacatCATAAAGACCAAAAAATAGATgaaaagcaaaagcgatagctagtaaaaaGACCCAATACTATGAAAAACGAAagagtagtaagacacaacataACCACTAGTAGTCTAAGACAAAAATTAGCCTCACAAAGGTACGAAATAGAaaaagactcaactacctcctaacctacaaccctaatactcgacgtccacaacttcctatcaagggtcatgtcctcggaaatgtGAAGCCTCACCATGTCCTGCCTGGTCACCTCTccctaatacttcttaggccgacctctacctcttctcgtaccttcCAAAGCTAGCCGCTCACACCTCTTTATtagagcatctgggcttctcctctatacgtgcccgaaccatctgagcctcgcttttcgcatcttgtcatcatgggagccacacccaccttctcctgaatatcatcattcctaatcttatccatcctagtgtgcccacacatccacctcaacatctccatttctgctactttcatcttctggatatgtgagttcttaacaggccaatactcagccccatacatcatcgCCAGCCTAACCATCGCTCTGTAAAACCTACCTTTGAGTATCAGTgacactctcttgtcacacaagactccagatgctaacctccacttcatccatcccacTCCAAtgcggtgtgtgacatcctcgtcgatctcccctacCCCCtagataaccgacccaaggtattTGAAACTGCCTCTACTTGGGATGACCCGTGATTcgagcctcacatccacgcccgcTTCCCTCGGCTCgacgctgaacttgcactccaagtattccgtCTTAGTcgtgctcagcttgaaaccctttgACTCAAGGGCCTGTCTCCATACCTCCAACCTCTTGTTAACACCggctcgcgtctcatcaatcagaactatgttgtcaacgaataacatacaccatgacaccccccccttgaatatggtgtgtgaGTGCGTCCATCATCAGGGaaaataagaacgggctgagcgcagaaccttggtgtaatcCCATGACAACCTGAAAATGCTCTGAGTCGCCTCCTACTGACCTAACCcgtgtcttagctccatcatatatgtctttaatcgccctaatgtaggcaaccaACAAACCTTTTGCTTCCAAACATCTCCAGAGAACcactctaggaaccttgtcatacgctttctccaacCACtttaggaaccttgtcatacgctttctccaggTCAATCAACatcatgtgcagatccttcttcctctccctatgttgttccaccaacctctctaggaaccttgtcatacgatTTGATGAAATACAACATGCTTCAAAAACGTAGGATGAACGGATGAGTGTTTTTTCTTGAAGTTTGATTTTTGGAGAACGTGTATTATGTTTATGAACGAGTGAGATTGTTTTTTGCTCTAAGAAACCTCAACATTGTTCTTCAAGTTTCTTTGGCAAACCAGTTGTAGGATACTCATCATAATAATCATCTTCCTTCTTTGTCCTCTTCCTTATCAGGGCGCAATAAACTTGTTGATGGCTGTTTATAAGAAGGAGTTTAGGTCTTTGGGAGGGTATCTGAGTGATGCAAGCCAGGTATTTGGTTACTCCTTTGATCGGTGACCCTTTAATCTAGATATGTGCCTGTTATAGCCTGTCTACCTAGTTATTCTTGCAAATTGTACTTAACCTTTTGATTTGCCTCTTTTGCTTCTTTTTCAGCCAAACCTTGGCAGGGTAGAATCTTTTATTCAGGCGGTAGGATCATATGAAGATAAGATATTCCAAAAGAGATCTCGCTTACATCAGGTCTGCTCTTGTCTGACCATTTACTGCTTTTTCACCTCCCTTTGAAAAAAATTAAAGGACATTGTAGCTTTACTGTTTTCTATTTTTGGTTTTAAGTGGCATGTTTCTCTGATAGTAGAGATGACTAGTATCTTAAACATAGAAGGTTTTTATCAATGCTCTTTGCAGTCCTCATCCATCAAAAGCAAATGAAGAacagggaaaagaaaaaaggaggatAGTGCTAGTGAATTTTGTTGTCCTCTTTTTGGGGAAAAGGTTCACGTGAAGAATCCTAGTAGCAGTTTTTGTGGCACTAAGATCAATTTTCAATTGTATATCATTAAAATAGAGATGAATTAATAATTTACTTTTACTGTATATTACTTGATTTTATAGCTATAAATACAAAGCATCAATGTTCTATGATTTATTCTGCAGTTAACCATtctattttaattgaaattattttgtaACTGGCAATTGTATCATTTATTACTCTTTTTTTGGATAAAGGTCATTATTTATTCTTATTGCGCCTTTCTTTCACAGGGGAAAaagtgtttttcttctttctagGACGCAATACCTCTAGTTCTTGATCCCTTGCATATAAAATGATCTTCACTCTACTATTTTATGGTGTATTCAGAGACAATCTGAAAGAATCAAGCGTGATAAGGCGCAGGCAAAAAGAGGAGATGACTCTACACCTCAAGCTGAACCGAACTCTCTTGTTCCAGTAGCTCGATTCCATGGTTCTCGTCTAGCTGCGGGTCCTTCACCTTCTCCCTATCAACAAGGAGGAGCTTCAAAATCTTGTAGACCTGATCAGCTTGGGCAGGCCACCTCTGGTCTTTCCATCCTTGACATTAAGAATGAGCAGTCTGAGACTTCTGATGCTAAAAGGACTGTTGTCCGTGCGCAAAAATTATCACGTTTGAGTTCCGAGGCCACGATAGGATCTGCAATAGCTGAAGCTGAGAATAGCCTTGAAATTGAAGTATGTTTTCCTGCTTCAGGAGAGACATTTTAATGTATTCCTACTCCAGCCAGTTTTAGGGCTAGGTTGTATCTCATGAACTTAAATTGTCTAGGTTTGCTGATAGGTGTTGATAGTTTTCTTTAACTTTGTTATTCACATACAGCATGTATTTCTTATTAGTTTTAAACAAATTCGATTATCTTCTAATTTTTTCTATGCCATTCAGGTTTCTGAAAACAAGGAAGAACTGAAAACAAAGCTAAACAAGTTGCTCCGTGACAAGAATGATATTTTCAATTCAGAGAATCCTGAAGAAGACAAGGTCTGAAAATTAACATCACTTTTCACTCCTTGGAAGTTGTGCGCGTGATTGTCTTGGAAACCAATGTGGCATTTAAAATTATCATAGATCAATCAGATTGGTGAATTTGAATATTTAAACTAGTGATTTACATAGGGTATTAAGTTCAGGTTGCTTGTATTGGAGGGATGAAAATAATCTGAGTATTTGGTGGAAAAGTTGTGCTGAATTGCATAGTGTGATTTATTTGCTTCCATtggaaaatgataaattttgttCGACTTAGTCGTTAAGAAAGTCAAAGCAATAGAAACCTTGAACACAAAGTTTTAATCAATTTTTATTATCAATTTAGAATTGATAAATTATAtgaaatttttctttcttagaTTTGATCATGTTTATTTTACTTACAAAAGGATAATCTATAATCTTTATTTTAATCGAATTGTCACAGTCAGTGCTTGACTAAAAATTTGTCAAACCATGGGCTGCTGCGCTAATTTATTCAAGTTTGGGACTGAGATCGTATAGGAGCGTGTTCAATTAGAGCTATGAGTTAAGCCCTGTTAGTGGTTTACCATGAAATCAGTAATTGTCTCTTTTATTCATCAAACAAGAAATAACAAAAAAGTGAGTCGCATCAGTCGAGTTTCTCTTGATGACTGCAATTTAGACGAATTACTACCTTGAAATTTCCTGAGAAAGCGATGCATTTCTAGAGTAATGGAACTACATGTGGTCTACTTTGACTAAACTACCTGAGATCATGATGCAGACtggcttaggtgaccttttctagTGGGTTTTAAAATGTAGTAGCCCCACTGGTAAACAGCCTGAGGGCTGGATGTTGCTATTTTTTTGTTTGAGATCTTTGGCAGCTTCTGGTATTTAACTTTAACAAATAGTCACAATATAATCATGCTCCTCTTGAATCTTTTATAGTAGCTAATGTCAAAATATTCATTCTGCAAATTTGTTATCTGATTTGTCTTTGTAGGTCAAACTGGGAGCACCGGGATGGAAAGAGAGATATTATGAAGAAAAATTTTCTGCAAAAACACCCGAGGAAATGGAAGCAATACGCAAAGACGTTGTAAGTTATCTGGTCTTGGGTAGCATCTTTACTGGTTAAGGTGAAATATTGAGGCGGTCGAAAATTTAGAACTTGACATCTGTTGATTAACTATTCTTGGTGATTCTGCACCAAGATATAGTTGTTCGAGTACAGAACTCTTTTCTGCTATGTTTACTATCTTCTATATTTGAGAATGATGTATCTGAACCTTATTTGTTTGGGATATTTTCTTATTGTATATGGTAATGTTTTTTAAAAGTTCTTTCTAGAAAAAAAATTGTATATCCAGCTGCTTTTCCAAAATTGTGTTTAGAAAATAGTTGATAGTTCTTTGCTAAAGCAGGAAGTAAAACATTTACTTATTACTTGATAAAACAATctgttccccccccccccccacccacccACATATTATTAATTCTGTCTCCATTATGTAAATGTTTTAATAATACCTCTTAAGCAACATGCATTGGATTAACACGATAAGTTATACCCCAGCTATATAAGGAActttttttgaaaagaaattaaTACTAGATTTTACATTTGAAAAAATGTGTAAGATGAGAAAAGTTACGAATATTTTTGAATCCAATAATAGGGAGAgtaaaatgggtaaaaaataaataagaataacttAGAAGAAAAGGGAGGGTCAAAGTGATACATTTAAAAGTGTGTGGTCCATTAAGGAAGTAACTCTGGTTTGTTTTTAGTCTTATTCAGAAAAGGTTTTGAGAAATTAGTCCAACAACAAATTTGGTTGCCTACATCACACTCCCTTGAGGTGCCACACTTCCCCCTAGACTCTGCATGAAAGCGGGATGTTTCATGCACTAGGCTACCCTTTTTAGCCCAACGACAAATTCTTTTCAGAAGATTTACAAAATCATTTCTAAGAAATTTTTCCAAATTGCATTCTTGAATAACTATCCAAATAAAGCTTAGGAGATCTGAATGACTACAAACTTCAGCCTTTTAGGCCACAAATGCAAATGCTGCTTATTTGTAGGTGTGGTTTGGGCTTTTACTGCCATTATGTAAGGCTTTTAGGGTGTTTTATGAATCAATTGAAACTTTGGACCTTACAACAAATTTGTTTTGCCTGTAGGTGATAAAATATACAGAAGGGCTATGCTGGGTTATGCACTATTATTATGAAGGTGTTTGTTCCTGGCAGTGGTAAATCTTCCTTCTGAATACAGGAGGTTATTTTTGCTTATATTTCCTTTTCTAGCCCTCTTTAATGTGTGGACATATTGCCCTTAGTATATAGTATACACTGTCTTGCATGTGTATAATGTACTTGGGACCAAGAACCACATGACTGATGCACCTCACTGTCAAATTTTGTCTGCATTTCACATGATCATACACATCCATCACGTTTATTTATACTTGAAattttgttctttcaatttatgtGTTATTTTCGTGCTGCATTTTTCTATGGAACGACCTTCTTCTAATTCTGCTTCTAGTTTTAGACACTGCTTATCATCGTGGCGCTTTGGCTTTCATTGCATACGTTGTTCCTCTGCAGGTTTTATCCCTATCATTACGCACCATTTGCTTCTGATCTTAAGGATCTTGGCCAGTTGAATATCACATTTGAACTAGGTTCACCTTTCAAGCCGTTCAATCCGCTGTTGGGGGTCTTCCCTGCTACCAGGTTTAATCCTCTTTTTTTGCAGTCCTTAAACAACTTGTCTCTCCTgtcatttaaaaaagaaaaagaaaaaaagctaGTTTTCACGCTTGGGAATGTTGACTATTTATTGCAGTGCTCATGCTCTTCCGGAGCAGTATAGGAGGTTGATGACAGACCCAACTTCGCTCATTATTGATTTTTATCCTGCCGGTATGATCTCCTTTTTTCGTTTTGATAGTTGACATTTTGTCAATAAattatactccctccatttcaactTGTTTGAACCTATTTGATTGGGttcggagtttaagaaaaaagagaatagTCCATATATATTTGTGTGGCTATGAATCAATTTATTAAGGGTAAAAGgagaattttaaagttaaattatttccaaattaagaaagggttcattctttttgaaactgactaaaaaggaaataggtgcattctttttgaaacggagggagtacatgGTACAAGATACCTTCTCCGCTTGTATTAGTTTTGTTGTAGTGCTTCTTCTCAATTTTAGTTATATCATGCTTTGTGTGCAGATTTTGAGGTGGACATGAATGGAAAACGCTTTTCTTGGCAGGTACTTACTAAGCACTTGTAGTTTTCTTTAAGAACTGGATTCTCATATTTTGTGTTGACTTCTTTCTGTATTGAAGGGTATTGCAAAATTGCCTTTCATTGAAGAAGCGCGGCTCCTAGCAGAGGTTGCAAAAATTGAACATTCTTTGACGGTATGATAGTTTTTGTTTCTGAATCAGTAAGTTGACTCTCTTCGCAGGATTTTTATTTGCTAATTTAGTTATTTTCATACAGGAAGAAGAAACACGAAGAAACAGTGTGATGTGTGATATGCTTTTTGTGTCATTATCTCATCCTTTGTCTCCATGCATTTTCTCTCTTGATGATCGCTGTAAGAAGCTTACAGACAACGAACGTTTCAAAGTCAAGGAGCAGTTGGACCCAATAGCTAGGTTTGTTTGCAACTATAGCTATCTGTGCTAATGAATAGCTTATTAATTTGGACTTTCATTTTGTTTGTGTATTTGTTTGTTTTCGATTGGTTCTTGTTTATTTGGACGTTGAAGGACTTTTAGCCAAAATGAGAAAATTGATCAAGTCAGGGAGCATTTCTCATGACTAGCTGTTAATTGGTGCTATTGGTTGTGTTGGGTGGATGAAATTGTCTTTCAGTTTTCTGGTCAGCTCCAATGACACTTGTCTCAGTTCATCTTCTAACCTGGTTGAGTTCTGTACTGCAAAACTTGTGCTGTTGAGTACCTTTTTTAAGTTATTTCTGTGTTTGTCTTTGTGATCCGAGTCTCCACTCGTGACTCAGCCTAGAGCCTCTTGCTAATTTCTTTTTATTCGTTATCTGCTCTTTCTCTGAGTTGGATCATGTTTCTTCATCATGTATGAAATTAGTATGTTTAAATCTTCTTCTCCATCACTTTGTTCTGTATCTTCAATATTGTCTATTGTGAGTAAATCATTGCTCCAACCGCAATATTTGAAGTCCTATCTGGACTCTTCTCATTCTCTCTAGGTCTTCTTGCAGCGGTGGTATGAACGGATACCTATCCCTTTGCATGGGAGATCCTTGTCCTCCAATTTTTAGATCACCTATTGAAGGGATGGAGGATATTAAGCAAAATCAAGTCATGTAAGAACCCAGCTTTTGGCAGCAGCATCTGTATCAACTGACATTGCTGACCAACGTAGAACTTTTATGTTTTGCTCATCAGCTTTTCCTGTTCTTGCATTTCAGATGTGCAATATACAGACTTCCCGATACTCGTAAACATATCGCTCGGCCAATGGAAGGGGTTATTTTCCCAAAGAAGGTACATAATGCTGAACAACTTACTCCAACCGATCTTTTACCATGAATCTATTTGTTTCTGATGTCTTAGGTTTTGGTGAAAACAACAGATTCACCTTTCCTTCTTCCAGGGGGgttgggtgggggtgggggggggatGCCTTATTTTTTACTAGAATGCTATTCTTAGATTTCCTCTGTGAGTACATGAAAAAAGATTTCCCTCGAAGCAGTGTTTGGTGCAGATATTGATGAGGGTTCTCTAATTATACCTATTTGGTTGTTGCCTTCACATGACCTATATAGAATGAGAAACCAGCTGTGGTTATGTTCCCAGCTAAGGTTAACACATCATCATATGTGTGTTTCATTCATGTCTCATTACCCTTTACAAGTTTGTGCACCTTTTTGAACTTTTCAGAATCTTCATTCTTGCACACATTTATCTTTTTCTCTCAGCAATGTACTGTTTCTATACAGATGGTCACATTAGGTGATATGAAACCTGATCCTGTACTAAGGCATGAGGATAATAGGAAGAAACCTTGGGAAAATGGACGGTATGTTGCACCATATAATTGATGCAGTGTAGTCAGTACGCCAATCTTGTCTATTTAGGTTATACTTAGCTTGTGTGCATCGTTGCAGGAACCACCACCCTGGTGCAATTTCTGGTCGTCAGCTTGGAGAAGCTGCGCATCGGTTGGTGGTTAATAGTATGCAGAAGAAAGAAGATAGGGGTGGACGTAGTGATTACAGGCGTGCATATAATGGTCAGGGGCATGATGACTATACGCATGCCAGACCAGCGTCCTATCCTGCTGCACGTGGTCCTCCCTTTCAAACCCATAGATACAATGTTCATGAGAACACACGGCCTAGTTTCAGCCATTCTGCTCGAGATGCTGGACGTCAACCCAGATCTTCAGGTTCCTCGACTGTACGGCATCACTACGACCATAGCTATAGCGAGTCTTATGTCCCTGCTGCTGTGGCTTCTTACAGTAGGTCTCACCCTCACCACGAGAGT
Above is a window of Nicotiana tabacum cultivar K326 chromosome 8, ASM71507v2, whole genome shotgun sequence DNA encoding:
- the LOC107772343 gene encoding 5'-3' exoribonuclease 3-like isoform X1 — translated: MAVYKKEFRSLGGYLSDASQPNLGRVESFIQAVGSYEDKIFQKRSRLHQRQSERIKRDKAQAKRGDDSTPQAEPNSLVPVARFHGSRLAAGPSPSPYQQGGASKSCRPDQLGQATSGLSILDIKNEQSETSDAKRTVVRAQKLSRLSSEATIGSAIAEAENSLEIEVSENKEELKTKLNKLLRDKNDIFNSENPEEDKVKLGAPGWKERYYEEKFSAKTPEEMEAIRKDVVIKYTEGLCWVMHYYYEGVCSWQWFYPYHYAPFASDLKDLGQLNITFELGSPFKPFNPLLGVFPATSAHALPEQYRRLMTDPTSLIIDFYPADFEVDMNGKRFSWQGIAKLPFIEEARLLAEVAKIEHSLTEEETRRNSVMCDMLFVSLSHPLSPCIFSLDDRCKKLTDNERFKVKEQLDPIARSSCSGGMNGYLSLCMGDPCPPIFRSPIEGMEDIKQNQVICAIYRLPDTRKHIARPMEGVIFPKKMVTLGDMKPDPVLRHEDNRKKPWENGRNHHPGAISGRQLGEAAHRLVVNSMQKKEDRGGRSDYRRAYNGQGHDDYTHARPASYPAARGPPFQTHRYNVHENTRPSFSHSARDAGRQPRSSGSSTVRHHYDHSYSESYVPAAVASYSRSHPHHESGGRPVTHSRDYRTRGHHTDGMQQNGGYSYSSHASHPQHVDQVPVPPTANFHQQSGYSTSTSYEPYGDGNYNQRGGGWAPQTNQNVRGYHHPHPSGNQFSALGRGGSRRPTFFRA
- the LOC107772343 gene encoding 5'-3' exoribonuclease 3-like isoform X2; its protein translation is MAVYKKEFRSLGGYLSDASQPNLGRVESFIQAVGSYEDKIFQKRSRLHQRQSERIKRDKAQAKRGDDSTPQAEPNSLVPVARFHGSRLAAGPSPSPYQQGGASKSCRPDQLGQATSGLSILDIKNEQSETSDAKRTVVRAQKLSRLSSEATIGSAIAEAENSLEIEVSENKEELKTKLNKLLRDKNDIFNSENPEEDKVKLGAPGWKERYYEEKFSAKTPEEMEAIRKDVVIKYTEGLCWVMHYYYEGVCSWQWFYPYHYAPFASDLKDLGQLNITFELGSPFKPFNPLLGVFPATSAHALPEQYRRLMTDPTSLIIDFYPADFEVDMNGKRFSWQGIAKLPFIEEARLLAEVAKIEHSLTEEETRRNSVMCDMLFVSLSHPLSPCIFSLDDRCKKLTDNERFKVKEQLDPIASGGMNGYLSLCMGDPCPPIFRSPIEGMEDIKQNQVICAIYRLPDTRKHIARPMEGVIFPKKMVTLGDMKPDPVLRHEDNRKKPWENGRNHHPGAISGRQLGEAAHRLVVNSMQKKEDRGGRSDYRRAYNGQGHDDYTHARPASYPAARGPPFQTHRYNVHENTRPSFSHSARDAGRQPRSSGSSTVRHHYDHSYSESYVPAAVASYSRSHPHHESGGRPVTHSRDYRTRGHHTDGMQQNGGYSYSSHASHPQHVDQVPVPPTANFHQQSGYSTSTSYEPYGDGNYNQRGGGWAPQTNQNVRGYHHPHPSGNQFSALGRGGSRRPTFFRA